The segment CGTCGGCAACGTGCAGACGAGCCCGTCGAACGGGCCGAACGTTTCGCCGCGCTCGCTGGTCAGCGACCAGCCGGCGTCGGTACGCGCAACCGTTTGAATGCGCTGCGAGAGATGAACGGTCTGGCCTTCGGCTAAATACTTGGCGGGAGCGTTCATTGCCGGAACGCCGACATAGCGATCGGGACTGCCGGCAGGCTCCGAGATTTCGCCGCACTGGAGAACGCCGATCGGGCCGGTCCAAGCGGCCGCGACGCCGGCGGCGATCCACGCATTCACTTCTGCCTGAAAGCGGGGATCGCGAGCGGTGAAATACTGCGCGCCGTGATCAAAGCGGAGATCCGGATCGACGCGGCGAGTCGACATGCGGCCCGCGACGCCGCGGGCCTTGTCGAACAATCGGACATCATGTTGAGAAGAGAGCTCGCGAGCGCAAATGAGGCCCGACAATCCAGCGCCGATGATTGCGACTTTCAAGCTCTGTTCCCCTTCTGGCTACTTCTTCGACTTGAATCGATAGAGGGTGCCGAACTCGCCGAAGATGGCGCTGACGATCACATCGCCCGATTCATCTTGGCCGAACGTCACGACCGGCGGGTTCGACGAATTGGCGATGCGATAGTTGCCCTTCACCTTCTTCGCTTCCAAGTCATAGTCCAGCGCCCAAACTTTACCGGTCACGTAGTCGGCGTACAAGTATTTTCCGACCAATTCCGGCACGGCCGTTCCGCGATAAACGACGCCGCCGGTGATCGACTTCCCTACATTGTGGTCGTATTCCCAGATCGGATCCATCATTTTGTCATTCGCATCAACGCCGCTGTTCTTGAACTGGTGGAAGCCTTCGCGCTTGTTCCAGCCGTAGTTGCCCCCTTTGACGATCAGGTCGATCTCTTCCCAGATGTCCTGACCAACTTCGCCGCACCACAGGACGCCGGTCTTGTGATCGAAGCTGAACCGCCAGACGTTACGCAGACCATAGGCGTAGATCTCTGGGCAAGCGTCCTTCACGCCGACGAACGGGTTGTCGGCCGGGATCGCGTAGTTCTTGCCGTCGGCCTGGTGATCGACGTCGATGCGCAAAATCGAACCGAGCAGCGTCGAGAGGTTCTGGCCGTTTCCGTTCGGATCGCCGCCGCTGCCGCCGTCCCCCAGACCGATGTAGAGATAACCGTCGGGGCCGAACTCGATCGTGCCGCCGTTATGATTCCAGAACGGCTGCTTGATCGTCATGATCACTTTTTCGGAAGCGGGATCGGCCTTGTTCGGATCGTCCTTCGAAACCGAGAACTCCGAAATCACCGACAGCTGCGGTTCTTTTTCGGTGGTGTAGTAAGCGTAGAACTTGCCGTTCGACTTGTAGTCCGGGTGAAACGCGAAGCCCAGGAAGCCTTCTTCGTTCTGACGCGGATTGAAGTGAACGTTCTTTTCGATGTCGAGGAAGACTTCGGTCGTTTCCCCTTCCGCTTCATCCTTCGGCATGATGTGAATCACCCCTTGCTGTTCGGCGATGAACAAGCGGCCGCTGCCGTCGCCGGCGTTGGTGATGATCAAGGGACGACGGATGCGCAGGTTCTTGAACGTGCGGACCATCTCAACCGTGTCGAGCGGCGTTTCGGAGAAAGCGACCGGCGCGGTATCTT is part of the Blastopirellula sediminis genome and harbors:
- a CDS encoding PQQ-dependent sugar dehydrogenase codes for the protein MPLRRTFSLFVLLAMFAAVLRAEDTAPVAFSETPLDTVEMVRTFKNLRIRRPLIITNAGDGSGRLFIAEQQGVIHIMPKDEAEGETTEVFLDIEKNVHFNPRQNEEGFLGFAFHPDYKSNGKFYAYYTTEKEPQLSVISEFSVSKDDPNKADPASEKVIMTIKQPFWNHNGGTIEFGPDGYLYIGLGDGGSGGDPNGNGQNLSTLLGSILRIDVDHQADGKNYAIPADNPFVGVKDACPEIYAYGLRNVWRFSFDHKTGVLWCGEVGQDIWEEIDLIVKGGNYGWNKREGFHQFKNSGVDANDKMMDPIWEYDHNVGKSITGGVVYRGTAVPELVGKYLYADYVTGKVWALDYDLEAKKVKGNYRIANSSNPPVVTFGQDESGDVIVSAIFGEFGTLYRFKSKK